In Fundidesulfovibrio magnetotacticus, the following are encoded in one genomic region:
- a CDS encoding PAS domain S-box protein, producing MNYEPSAEEKLRRELDEARLRIAQLEARLEGASSGVVDPLERAPSNPTDSEFAHILLDTLHEAVVACDARGRLILFNRTAREWHGRDAAPLGPDEWAEGYGLFEADGVTPLARDRIPLAMALSGLRVRDAAMSVRAPGQPLRHMEADAAPFHDARGNLLGAVTTLRDVTTRKTLQRALETDRAQLALAMNMAKLVRWERDLATDVYTLNPAFYALYGTTAEQEGGMDMPMDVYLREFVHPDDRDAVLSAIMKGRTEASSGISSADHRIIRRDGEIRHITVRHTTLLDESGRSVKRVGANQDITERKELESSLETRSAQLALAMDMARLVRWEADPASGTLHLNDQFYALYGTTAEREGGYSMSYERYVREFFHPDDIPLFTQAAMAQLNNSDPRAVHTLVHRIIRRDGEMRHIRVRFFTMSDPGPRRVVGANQDITEQRLAEERLMQTTERLQEAQRIAQVGDWDWEPETGQSFWSDQTYHILGLDPVGPTGTYDTVLRLIHPEDRLPYIDTVNRALATGQPYERELRLVRPDGAHVHLLVRGRPILDESGKVERLHGTVQDITARKQAEEALLESRERLRRFTERVEESLRRTRTVLDQILECMPSALIAVDTRGVVTHWNKCAQELSGMSPAEALGAPLAEAFPWLSGQMASVHQAMQTGSPTGQERAHFAREGETRLLDIMVYPYGEGATEGAVLRLDDVTVRAAIENRMVQTEKMLSVGSLAGGMAHEINNPLSGILQSAQIIRRRLAPGTLANTQAAQRAGCSMEAILGYLEERGVLTFLNAIEQSGRRANAIVRNMLGFIRKSPTLKAPAALEDILERALELASTDYDLKRNFDFRRIRIERHYQADMPDVPCAAIEIEQVVLNLLTNAAHALACHDFGDREPAIALRLLRGEGCAVLEVEDNGPGMDEATRKKIFEPFFTTKKPGEGTGLGLSVSYFIITRNHGGSFSVESRPGAGTRFTIALPLADSQASCIAAP from the coding sequence ATGGCACGGCAGGGACGCCGCCCCGCTCGGGCCGGACGAATGGGCCGAAGGCTACGGGCTCTTCGAGGCCGACGGCGTAACGCCTCTTGCCAGGGACCGCATCCCCCTCGCCATGGCTCTCTCCGGCTTGCGCGTGCGCGACGCCGCCATGAGCGTACGCGCCCCAGGCCAGCCCCTGCGCCACATGGAAGCAGACGCTGCGCCCTTCCACGACGCCCGGGGGAACCTCCTTGGCGCGGTGACCACCCTGCGCGACGTGACGACGCGCAAAACCCTGCAGCGCGCCCTCGAGACGGACCGCGCCCAGCTGGCCCTGGCCATGAACATGGCCAAGCTGGTCCGCTGGGAGCGCGACCTCGCCACCGACGTCTACACGCTCAATCCGGCCTTTTACGCCCTCTACGGCACCACTGCGGAACAAGAGGGCGGCATGGACATGCCCATGGACGTGTACCTGCGGGAGTTCGTTCACCCGGATGACCGCGACGCGGTGTTGTCCGCAATCATGAAGGGCCGCACCGAAGCATCCTCCGGGATCTCCTCGGCCGACCACAGGATCATCCGGCGCGACGGTGAGATTCGCCACATCACCGTCCGCCACACCACCCTGCTCGACGAGTCGGGGCGTTCGGTCAAGCGCGTGGGGGCCAACCAGGACATCACCGAACGCAAGGAGCTGGAGAGCTCCCTGGAGACGCGCTCCGCGCAGCTGGCCCTGGCCATGGACATGGCCAGGCTGGTCCGTTGGGAGGCGGACCCGGCCAGCGGAACACTCCATCTGAACGACCAGTTCTACGCCCTCTACGGCACCACTGCCGAGCGCGAGGGCGGCTACAGCATGAGCTACGAGCGCTACGTCCGGGAATTCTTCCACCCCGACGACATCCCGCTCTTCACCCAGGCCGCCATGGCTCAGCTGAACAACTCGGACCCCAGGGCCGTGCACACCCTGGTGCACCGCATCATCCGCCGCGACGGCGAGATGCGCCACATCCGCGTACGCTTCTTCACCATGTCCGACCCGGGTCCCCGGCGGGTGGTCGGGGCCAACCAGGACATCACCGAGCAACGCCTGGCCGAGGAACGGCTGATGCAGACCACCGAACGCCTCCAGGAGGCCCAGCGCATCGCACAGGTGGGCGACTGGGACTGGGAGCCGGAGACCGGCCAATCCTTCTGGTCCGACCAGACCTACCACATCCTCGGCCTGGACCCGGTCGGCCCGACCGGAACGTACGACACGGTTCTCAGGCTGATACACCCCGAGGACCGGCTGCCCTACATCGACACGGTGAACCGGGCGCTGGCCACGGGCCAGCCCTACGAACGGGAACTCCGCCTCGTCCGGCCCGACGGCGCCCATGTCCACCTGCTGGTCAGGGGGCGGCCCATCCTGGACGAGTCGGGTAAAGTGGAACGCCTCCACGGCACCGTACAGGACATCACCGCCCGCAAACAGGCCGAAGAGGCCCTGCTGGAGAGCCGGGAGCGCCTGAGACGGTTCACCGAGCGGGTGGAGGAGTCGCTGCGCAGGACGCGCACCGTGCTGGACCAGATCCTCGAATGCATGCCCTCGGCCCTCATCGCCGTGGACACCCGGGGCGTGGTGACCCACTGGAACAAGTGCGCCCAGGAGCTCTCCGGCATGTCCCCGGCCGAGGCCCTGGGCGCGCCCCTGGCCGAGGCCTTCCCCTGGCTGTCCGGGCAGATGGCTTCGGTGCACCAGGCCATGCAAACCGGGAGCCCCACTGGCCAGGAGCGCGCGCACTTCGCGCGCGAGGGCGAAACGCGACTGCTCGACATCATGGTCTATCCCTACGGCGAAGGCGCGACGGAAGGGGCCGTGCTGCGCCTGGACGACGTGACCGTGCGCGCCGCCATCGAGAACAGGATGGTCCAGACCGAAAAGATGCTCTCCGTGGGCAGCCTCGCGGGGGGCATGGCCCACGAGATCAACAACCCCCTCTCGGGCATCCTGCAATCGGCGCAGATCATCCGGCGCAGGCTCGCCCCCGGGACCCTGGCCAACACCCAGGCCGCGCAGCGGGCCGGTTGCTCCATGGAGGCCATCCTGGGCTACCTGGAGGAACGGGGGGTCCTCACGTTCCTGAACGCCATCGAGCAGTCGGGCAGACGGGCCAACGCCATCGTCCGGAACATGCTCGGCTTCATCCGCAAGAGCCCCACGCTCAAGGCCCCCGCCGCGCTGGAAGACATCCTGGAGCGCGCCCTGGAGCTGGCTTCCACCGACTACGACCTGAAAAGGAACTTCGATTTCCGCCGCATACGCATCGAGCGGCACTACCAGGCGGACATGCCGGACGTCCCCTGCGCGGCCATTGAGATAGAGCAGGTGGTCTTGAACCTGCTGACCAACGCCGCACACGCACTGGCCTGCCATGACTTCGGGGATCGCGAACCGGCGATCGCATTGCGCCTGCTGCGCGGGGAGGGCTGCGCGGTGCTGGAGGTGGAGGACAACGGACCGGGCATGGACGAGGCCACCCGCAAGAAGATCTTCGAGCCCTTCTTCACCACGAAGAAGCCCGGCGAGGGCACGGGATTGGGGCTGTCGGTGTCCTACTTCATCATCACGCGCAACCACGGAGGTTCCTTCTCCGTGGAATCGCGGCCGGGCGCGGGGACGCGCTTCACCATCGCCCTGCCCCTGGCGGACAGCCAGGCCTCCTGCATCGCCGCCCCCTGA